A genomic region of Candidatus Syntrophosphaera sp. contains the following coding sequences:
- a CDS encoding sodium ion-translocating decarboxylase subunit beta: protein MQAIFGGILDFEYQQVIMILIGLVLIYLAIVRKYEPTLLLPIGFGTILANIPNSAAIGEHGPLQILFNAGISTELFPLLIFIGIGAMIDFTPLLKNPSMLLFGAAAQLGIFVTLAVATLLGFDLRQAGAIGIIGAADGPTSIYVANRFARDLLPAISVAAYSYMALVPIIQPPVIRLLTTKGERKIHMDYNAGDVPKIVKILFPIIVTLIAGIFVPASVALIGFLMFGNLIRESGVLPGLSKTAQNELANIVTIFLGISIASTMSGVAFLRPTTLLIFALGLVAFIFDTAGGVLFAKLMNLFRKQKLNPMIGACGISAFPMSARVVHQMGQKEDPFNFLLMPAVSVNVGGQIGSVIAGGLILALLGNL from the coding sequence ATGCAGGCCATATTTGGCGGAATTCTGGACTTTGAATACCAACAGGTCATCATGATCCTGATCGGACTGGTCCTGATTTATCTGGCGATAGTCAGGAAGTACGAGCCCACCCTTTTGCTTCCCATAGGGTTTGGCACGATCCTGGCCAATATCCCCAATTCCGCCGCCATCGGAGAGCACGGGCCGCTCCAGATCCTCTTCAACGCGGGCATCAGCACGGAGCTTTTCCCCCTCCTGATCTTCATCGGCATCGGCGCCATGATCGATTTCACACCGCTCTTGAAGAATCCCTCCATGCTCCTCTTTGGAGCCGCAGCGCAATTGGGGATCTTCGTAACCCTGGCCGTGGCCACTTTGCTGGGCTTCGACCTCAGGCAAGCCGGGGCGATCGGCATAATCGGCGCAGCGGACGGCCCCACCTCGATCTATGTGGCCAATCGCTTCGCCCGCGATCTCCTGCCTGCGATCTCCGTCGCCGCCTATTCCTACATGGCCCTGGTGCCCATCATCCAACCTCCCGTGATCCGCCTGCTCACCACCAAGGGGGAGCGCAAAATCCACATGGATTACAACGCCGGGGACGTTCCCAAGATCGTCAAGATCCTCTTTCCCATCATCGTCACCCTCATCGCCGGGATCTTTGTGCCGGCCTCCGTCGCCCTGATCGGATTCCTGATGTTCGGCAACCTCATCCGCGAAAGCGGGGTCCTGCCCGGCCTTTCCAAGACGGCGCAGAACGAGCTCGCCAACATCGTGACCATCTTCCTCGGCATCAGCATCGCCTCCACCATGAGCGGCGTGGCTTTCCTGCGCCCCACCACCCTTTTGATCTTCGCCCTGGGCCTGGTCGCCTTCATCTTCGACACTGCCGGCGGGGTCCTCTTCGCCAAGCTGATGAACCTCTTTCGCAAGCAAAAGCTCAATCCCATGATAGGCGCCTGCGGGATCTCGGCCTTCCCGATGTCCGCGCGGGTGGTGCATCAGATGGGCCAGAAAGAAGACCCCTTCAATTTCCTCCTGATGCCTGCCGTATCCGTAAACGTCGGCGGACAGATCGGTTCCGTCATCGCCGGAGGCCTGATCCTGGCCCTCCTGGGGAATCTATGA
- a CDS encoding endonuclease produces the protein MLRKTLACAFAIFAFSLGFGLYVVNFEGPSEIKPAYASGTVNLSGLDWDLTEVLIGTLEADFKNGERSARLRGYGTSAMTMLEDKSGGLGTLSFLYRRYGTDPQVDWKAEYSVDAGNSWIQIGSSFTAPASDVPQTFSQAVNMPGNVRIRVKRATETGTSNNRLNIDDITLTDYVSSAELLVSGDLLPFSTSVGIPSAAQSYSLSGTDLAENIDIAAPHGFEISSDGGLVWQTQASLPPAFNGLIQVRMTGAMSGTYGGYIVHSSLGAENALLPVAGEVSGQAGFAADLFISEYIEGSSYNKALEIFNGTGNTADLSDYRLETYFNGASTPSPPLTLSGYLPHGEVLVLAHSSANQLILDQADIINNSVINFNGDDAIVLRKVSNGDYIDIFGVIGDDPGTAWLGDGGYSTQDRTLVRKPSVSAGITENPTGTGSGAFTTLASEWDLYAQDSFTNLGWHSFEGSGEEVDPPTAQASAIISYPTSSTIALEWTPGNGSRRLVKINTLNSFTDPLDGTSLPANPVWAGAGEQVIFNGSTQIIEDLPFNGCEVTGLGPDTTWWFRIYEYNGSGTFIRYLTVPATGNPASATTLPSQGTDYYSDVYGYGAALKGNLHILLRNTHSTQYSYSALLTQIPYTDEDPDNFNNIIEIYTGWSVDKDDFGNEGTDWNREHVWSKSHGDFGDVAPAGTDLHHLRPCDSTVNFSKSNKDFGNGGSPYVDSSPPAGYSGVTGCYSTSYSWEPRYEDKGDVARMMMYMAVRYEGTDTSYDLELVDHFYSEGGAYLPHYGKLATLLQWHVQDPPDPREARRNDRIYERQGNRNPFIDVPAYAQYIWAPVPLANSSVTTSGFTGHWSTPISATAYYLQLATDSLFTSLVGGYVNLNVNLSTSRSFTGLNAGTTYYYRLRSWFEDDYGMYSPFMRVTLLDTVLATATLTPAQTLEETNLQGAALTFSLQNAAFLDAELSISSFVLNDAPAGLSIQSVSHLNPTTATIILAFDGTDFDDNYHSFRITVAASEISVDYPVTSFPLGIIAHVEGTATIALEGEFIRLTLTPLSGAVAYHVFAADEPWGGYIEVSAEGLFDPAQINVWRIVAAFAERRFFRVSAVRD, from the coding sequence ATGCTTAGAAAAACACTGGCCTGCGCCTTCGCCATTTTCGCCTTTTCCCTTGGCTTTGGGCTGTATGTGGTCAATTTTGAGGGACCAAGCGAGATAAAACCCGCCTATGCCAGCGGAACGGTCAACCTTAGCGGCTTGGATTGGGATCTGACAGAGGTGTTGATTGGCACCCTGGAAGCAGATTTCAAGAACGGCGAACGCTCCGCCAGGCTGCGCGGCTACGGAACTTCGGCCATGACCATGCTGGAAGACAAGAGCGGCGGACTGGGCACCTTATCCTTTTTATACCGGCGCTACGGCACCGATCCCCAGGTCGATTGGAAGGCCGAGTACAGCGTTGATGCGGGCAATTCCTGGATCCAGATCGGATCCTCCTTCACGGCTCCGGCCAGCGATGTCCCCCAGACCTTTTCCCAGGCGGTGAACATGCCCGGAAACGTGCGTATCCGCGTCAAACGGGCCACCGAGACCGGCACTTCCAACAACCGGCTGAACATCGACGACATCACTCTAACGGACTATGTTTCCAGCGCGGAGCTGCTTGTCAGCGGCGATCTTTTGCCTTTCAGCACCTCCGTGGGGATTCCCTCCGCGGCCCAGAGCTACTCGCTTTCTGGAACGGACTTGGCGGAAAACATCGATATCGCCGCCCCACATGGCTTCGAGATCTCATCAGACGGAGGCTTGGTCTGGCAAACACAAGCAAGCCTGCCCCCGGCTTTCAATGGCCTCATCCAGGTCCGGATGACTGGCGCCATGAGCGGGACCTACGGCGGTTACATAGTCCATTCCAGCCTTGGGGCGGAAAACGCCTTGCTGCCCGTGGCCGGGGAAGTGAGCGGTCAGGCCGGGTTCGCGGCAGACCTCTTCATCAGCGAATACATCGAAGGTTCCAGCTACAACAAAGCGCTCGAGATCTTCAACGGCACCGGCAACACCGCGGACCTCTCGGACTACAGACTGGAAACCTATTTCAACGGAGCAAGCACACCATCTCCCCCCCTGACCCTTTCCGGTTATCTGCCCCACGGTGAGGTGCTCGTTCTGGCTCACAGCTCGGCGAACCAATTGATCCTCGACCAGGCGGATATCATCAACAACTCCGTGATCAACTTCAATGGCGATGACGCCATTGTGCTAAGAAAGGTCAGCAATGGGGATTATATTGATATCTTCGGCGTGATCGGCGACGATCCCGGAACAGCCTGGCTTGGAGACGGAGGCTATTCGACCCAGGACCGGACTCTGGTGCGCAAGCCGTCGGTCAGCGCCGGAATAACTGAAAACCCCACTGGAACTGGCAGCGGGGCATTTACGACCCTGGCCTCGGAATGGGACCTCTATGCCCAGGACAGCTTTACCAATCTTGGCTGGCACAGCTTTGAAGGCTCGGGAGAAGAGGTCGATCCGCCCACGGCGCAGGCTTCGGCGATCATCAGCTATCCCACCAGTTCGACGATCGCGCTGGAATGGACGCCCGGAAACGGTTCCCGCCGCCTCGTCAAGATCAACACCCTGAACAGCTTCACCGATCCTCTGGACGGGACCAGCCTCCCGGCCAATCCGGTCTGGGCGGGAGCGGGCGAACAGGTCATCTTCAACGGCTCGACTCAGATCATTGAAGACCTACCCTTCAACGGCTGCGAAGTCACCGGCCTCGGACCGGACACCACCTGGTGGTTCCGGATCTATGAATACAACGGCAGCGGCACTTTCATCCGCTACCTGACCGTCCCGGCCACGGGCAATCCTGCCTCCGCAACCACTCTGCCCTCGCAGGGGACGGACTACTACTCGGATGTTTACGGATACGGGGCGGCGCTCAAGGGTAACCTCCACATCCTGCTCAGAAACACCCACAGCACCCAGTATTCCTATTCCGCCCTGCTCACCCAGATCCCCTACACAGACGAAGATCCGGACAATTTCAATAACATCATCGAGATCTACACCGGCTGGAGCGTGGACAAGGATGACTTCGGCAACGAGGGAACGGACTGGAACCGGGAACACGTTTGGAGCAAGAGCCACGGCGATTTCGGCGATGTGGCGCCCGCGGGCACCGATCTCCACCATCTCCGCCCCTGCGACTCGACTGTCAATTTCTCCAAGAGCAACAAGGACTTTGGCAACGGAGGCAGCCCCTACGTCGATTCCTCTCCTCCGGCAGGCTATTCCGGTGTGACAGGCTGCTATTCCACCTCCTATTCCTGGGAGCCGCGCTACGAGGACAAAGGCGACGTGGCCCGCATGATGATGTACATGGCCGTCCGCTATGAAGGGACTGACACCAGCTACGACCTGGAACTGGTGGACCACTTCTATAGCGAGGGAGGCGCCTACCTGCCCCATTACGGCAAGCTGGCCACCCTGCTCCAATGGCACGTTCAGGACCCGCCCGACCCCCGCGAGGCGAGGCGCAACGATCGCATCTACGAACGCCAGGGCAACCGCAATCCCTTCATCGACGTCCCCGCCTACGCCCAATACATCTGGGCCCCGGTCCCCCTTGCCAATTCCAGCGTCACCACCAGCGGCTTCACGGGCCACTGGAGCACGCCCATCTCCGCCACCGCCTATTACCTGCAGCTTGCCACGGACAGCCTGTTCACCAGCCTCGTCGGCGGATACGTCAACCTCAATGTCAACCTATCCACCAGCCGGAGCTTCACTGGCCTGAACGCCGGAACGACCTACTATTACCGGCTGAGGTCCTGGTTCGAGGACGACTATGGCATGTATTCACCCTTTATGCGGGTCACCCTTTTGGATACCGTCCTTGCCACAGCCACCCTGACGCCCGCCCAAACCCTCGAGGAGACCAATCTGCAGGGAGCGGCCCTCACTTTCAGTTTGCAGAACGCCGCTTTTCTCGACGCCGAACTGTCCATCTCCAGTTTCGTGCTGAACGACGCCCCCGCCGGGCTTTCCATCCAAAGCGTCAGCCATCTGAATCCAACCACGGCAACGATCATCCTGGCCTTTGACGGCACCGATTTCGACGATAATTACCACAGCTTCCGGATCACCGTGGCAGCCTCCGAGATCAGCGTGGACTATCCCGTCACCAGTTTCCCCCTCGGCATCATCGCCCATGTGGAAGGCACCGCCACCATCGCCTTGGAGGGGGAATTCATCCGGCTGACCCTCACCCCTCTGTCCGGAGCCGTGGCCTATCACGTCTTCGCCGCAGATGAGCCCTGGGGCGGCTACATTGAGGTGAGCGCCGAGGGCCTCTTCGACCCCGCTCAGATCAATGTCTGGAGGATCGTGGCCGCATTTGCGGAAAGGCGCTTCTTCCGGGTTTCGGCCGTTCGGGATTAG
- a CDS encoding OmpA family protein: MPALFAFESTLTLQGGVAIPTDDVDGENVWKGAWGLSWDAWLTKYLALGINPYFNNLLVMDGADMDSYSSSIEGVDVYLKLRPTNFLTLNFKDVAIINRVSPFAALGVGYAHHGSKSVQGLPELDRSKYMYVLPNVAAGISLLTKWNTTLDLGVKYDYTNTDRIDFKNTGYWQDGYITPYIGLGLHFGGRKAALQPVILATAAFGDFSTTQGTPSAAQSYTLAGTDLTGDINVIAPEGYELSLDGGSTWAKTATWKQGSDLPILVRLTGEEAGAFNGNIVNSSLGAVTLNLPVFGIVQEYIAPQPEITSVGTFTRFSTEEGSPSAAQSVRISGKDLAGMISVSAPEGYEISADGGQTWVKTATLRSDFDGTVWARLTGTQPGDYEGHVIFSSAGAPDLRLPVSGRVNEKMPEPVKEIDPGLIQTVVHFETYLYEISPSDKLLLDALAAGLKEFPGVKLLVRGHTDNSGNDRINIPLGENRAKAVKEYLVSKGVEADRLETKGYAATVPMDTNETVEGRANNRRTDFAASN; this comes from the coding sequence ATGCCTGCGCTGTTTGCTTTTGAAAGCACTCTGACCCTGCAGGGCGGGGTGGCCATTCCCACCGACGACGTCGATGGCGAAAATGTCTGGAAAGGCGCCTGGGGCCTTTCCTGGGACGCTTGGCTGACCAAATACCTGGCCCTGGGCATCAACCCCTATTTCAACAACCTTTTGGTCATGGACGGCGCGGACATGGACAGCTATTCCTCCTCGATCGAAGGCGTGGACGTCTATCTGAAGCTGCGCCCGACCAATTTTCTGACCCTCAATTTCAAGGATGTGGCCATCATCAACCGCGTTTCCCCCTTCGCCGCGCTGGGGGTGGGATACGCGCATCACGGCAGCAAGAGCGTCCAGGGGCTGCCGGAGCTTGATAGGAGCAAATACATGTACGTGCTGCCGAACGTGGCGGCCGGAATCTCACTACTCACCAAATGGAATACCACTTTGGATCTGGGTGTAAAATATGACTATACAAACACCGACCGGATCGACTTCAAAAACACAGGGTACTGGCAGGACGGATACATCACTCCCTACATCGGGCTGGGCCTCCATTTTGGCGGACGCAAGGCCGCTTTGCAGCCCGTTATCCTGGCTACGGCGGCATTTGGCGATTTTTCCACCACCCAGGGAACTCCATCAGCAGCCCAAAGCTACACTCTGGCGGGAACCGACCTGACCGGAGACATCAATGTAATAGCCCCGGAAGGTTACGAGTTATCGCTGGATGGCGGATCGACCTGGGCCAAAACAGCCACCTGGAAGCAGGGTTCCGACCTGCCAATTCTGGTGCGCCTGACCGGAGAAGAGGCCGGGGCTTTTAACGGCAACATCGTCAATTCCAGCCTTGGGGCAGTCACTCTCAACCTGCCCGTGTTCGGCATCGTTCAGGAATACATTGCTCCCCAGCCCGAGATCACATCCGTGGGGACCTTCACCAGGTTCAGCACGGAAGAGGGGAGTCCCTCAGCCGCCCAGAGCGTCCGCATCTCCGGAAAAGACCTGGCTGGCATGATAAGCGTTAGCGCGCCCGAGGGCTATGAGATCTCCGCGGACGGAGGCCAGACCTGGGTCAAGACCGCCACCCTGAGATCCGATTTCGACGGAACCGTATGGGCCCGCCTCACCGGAACGCAGCCTGGCGACTATGAAGGACATGTCATATTCTCCAGCGCAGGGGCGCCCGACCTGAGGCTGCCAGTTTCAGGCCGCGTGAACGAAAAGATGCCCGAACCGGTCAAAGAGATCGATCCCGGGCTGATCCAGACAGTCGTGCACTTTGAGACCTACCTGTATGAAATCTCCCCTTCCGATAAACTCCTGCTCGACGCCCTGGCTGCCGGCCTGAAAGAATTCCCCGGAGTGAAACTTTTGGTACGGGGTCACACAGACAACAGCGGAAATGACCGCATCAACATTCCCCTGGGCGAGAACCGCGCCAAGGCCGTGAAGGAATACCTCGTCAGCAAAGGTGTTGAGGCCGACCGCCTGGAAACCAAAGGATACGCGGCCACCGTTCCCATGGACACCAACGAAACCGTGGAAGGTCGCGCCAATAACCGCCGCACCGATTTCGCGGCCAGCAATTGA
- a CDS encoding OmpA family protein, whose protein sequence is MNVSLRNLLLVVIALALLPAVYAFESTLTLQGGVNIPHDDIEGENELMASWGLSWEAWVTKALGIGVNPYFTNLLVKPGDGDYGYSSSIEGVDVYLKLRPDRILAINFSEEAALSRISPFIALGAGYAAHGSKTIMDTPYDNSNEYMVVLPHLAAGISFLTKANSTFDLGVKYNYTDTDIIDMIPSGDWNDGYFMPYVGLGIHFGTRQPPQIVVDGAFSRFGTELGTPSAPQSYNISGKRLKEPITITAPDGYELSIDGGRSWTSSATLDPRSDRPVLVRMTGLQSGVFQGQVLNASPGAALVRMPLTGVVVAPREPARINISGNISGFTTEVGTPSDPQPFNLSGTNLEERINLRAPNGYELSTDGGKTWGASTSLDPDYVGTIWVRLTGAQMGRYEGIVETTSAGALSINLPVSGVVGEFTRTPRIGISGNLSGFSTEKGTPSEPQSYNINGSNLSGWITITAPNGYEISIDGGQTWVPTGNVDASFSGPVWIRMTGLQTGAFQGFVMHTSAGVENAMLPVSGNVNEHPEMVALEEDLYIHIVHFPTNEYLIPAEDKLFLDRVAESMKKLPNVRIQVQGHTDSTGGDKINIPLSLNRAKFVRDYLINRGIDIARIDVKGFASERPVESNDTKEGRRANRRADIVIVD, encoded by the coding sequence ATGAACGTAAGCTTACGCAATCTTCTGCTAGTAGTGATCGCGTTGGCCCTGCTGCCGGCCGTATACGCGTTTGAAAGCACTCTGACCCTGCAGGGCGGAGTGAATATCCCCCACGACGACATAGAAGGCGAAAATGAACTGATGGCCTCCTGGGGCCTCTCCTGGGAAGCCTGGGTGACCAAAGCCCTGGGTATCGGCGTCAATCCCTATTTCACCAACCTGCTGGTCAAACCAGGCGACGGCGACTATGGCTATTCCTCTTCCATCGAAGGAGTGGACGTATACCTGAAGCTGCGGCCGGACCGCATTTTGGCCATCAATTTCAGCGAAGAAGCGGCCCTCAGCCGGATCTCGCCTTTCATTGCCCTCGGAGCAGGCTACGCGGCCCACGGCAGCAAAACGATCATGGATACTCCCTATGATAACAGCAACGAATACATGGTCGTGCTGCCCCATCTGGCAGCGGGGATCTCTTTTTTGACCAAAGCGAACTCCACTTTCGACCTTGGCGTCAAATACAACTACACCGATACCGACATCATCGACATGATACCGTCCGGCGACTGGAATGACGGCTATTTCATGCCCTACGTGGGCCTGGGCATCCATTTCGGGACCCGCCAGCCGCCGCAGATCGTCGTAGATGGCGCCTTCAGCCGCTTCGGAACGGAACTTGGCACCCCTTCCGCCCCTCAAAGCTACAACATCTCCGGCAAACGCCTCAAAGAACCGATCACCATCACCGCGCCGGACGGCTATGAGCTCTCCATCGACGGCGGGCGCAGCTGGACATCCTCGGCGACATTGGATCCCCGGTCTGACCGCCCTGTCCTGGTGCGCATGACCGGCCTCCAAAGCGGAGTCTTCCAAGGCCAGGTCCTCAACGCCAGCCCCGGAGCGGCGCTCGTGAGGATGCCCCTCACCGGAGTGGTCGTGGCGCCGAGAGAGCCGGCCAGGATCAATATCAGCGGCAACATCAGCGGCTTCACCACGGAAGTGGGCACGCCTTCAGATCCCCAGCCCTTCAACCTTTCCGGGACCAATCTCGAGGAAAGGATCAATCTCCGTGCCCCCAACGGCTATGAGCTCTCCACCGACGGCGGCAAGACCTGGGGAGCCTCGACCAGCCTGGATCCAGATTATGTGGGAACGATCTGGGTACGCCTGACCGGAGCCCAAATGGGGCGCTACGAAGGTATCGTCGAGACAACCAGCGCGGGCGCGCTGAGCATTAACCTTCCCGTTTCCGGTGTGGTCGGCGAATTCACCAGAACCCCGCGCATCGGCATCAGCGGCAACCTCAGCGGCTTCTCCACGGAAAAGGGAACCCCTTCCGAGCCCCAAAGCTACAATATCAACGGCTCCAACCTCAGCGGCTGGATCACCATCACCGCCCCCAACGGCTATGAGATCTCCATCGACGGCGGCCAGACCTGGGTGCCCACGGGCAATGTGGACGCCAGCTTCAGCGGCCCGGTCTGGATCCGCATGACCGGCCTCCAAACCGGCGCTTTCCAGGGCTTTGTAATGCACACCAGCGCGGGCGTCGAGAATGCCATGCTCCCCGTTTCCGGTAACGTGAACGAACATCCGGAAATGGTTGCCCTGGAGGAAGACCTCTATATCCACATTGTCCATTTCCCCACCAACGAATACCTCATCCCCGCGGAAGACAAGCTGTTTCTCGACCGCGTGGCCGAATCGATGAAAAAGCTGCCCAACGTCAGGATCCAGGTCCAGGGCCACACAGACAGCACCGGCGGCGACAAGATCAACATCCCGCTTTCCCTGAACCGCGCCAAATTCGTGCGTGACTACCTGATCAACCGCGGGATCGACATCGCCCGCATCGACGTCAAAGGCTTCGCCTCCGAGCGCCCCGTCGAATCCAACGATACCAAAGAAGGACGCCGGGCAAACCGCCGCGCCGACATCGTCATCGTGGATTGA
- the tuf gene encoding elongation factor Tu, with the protein MAKEKFVRNKPHINVGTIGHIDHGKTTLTAAITLYLSKKGGAKFRSFDSIDNAPEEKARGITIATAHVEYESDKRHYAHVDCPGHADYIKNMITGAAQMDGAILVVSAADGPMPQTREHILLARQVGVPAIVVFMNKCDLVDDPELLDLVEMEVRELLEKYEFPGSDLPVIRGSALKALNGDPEGEAQVQELIDAVDTYIPEPDRATDKPFLLPVEDVFSIPGRGTVATGRVERGVIKLGDKVERVGIRETVETTCTGVEMFRKLLDEAQAGDNIGVLLRGFAKTDVERGMVLAKPKSITPHTKFVGQTYVLTADEGGRQKPFRTGYRPQFYFRTTDVTGTLTLPEGVLMVMPGDNVEISAELITPIAMEQGLRFAIREGGHTIGSGVVSKVLE; encoded by the coding sequence ATGGCAAAAGAAAAATTCGTACGTAACAAGCCACACATCAACGTTGGTACGATCGGCCACATTGACCATGGCAAGACGACGCTCACTGCAGCGATCACTTTGTATTTGAGCAAGAAGGGCGGCGCCAAATTCCGTTCCTTTGACAGCATTGACAATGCGCCGGAAGAGAAAGCCCGCGGTATAACCATCGCCACAGCCCACGTGGAATATGAATCCGACAAGCGCCACTACGCGCATGTTGACTGCCCCGGACACGCAGACTATATCAAGAACATGATCACAGGCGCTGCGCAGATGGACGGAGCCATCCTCGTCGTGAGTGCCGCGGACGGCCCGATGCCCCAGACCCGTGAGCACATCCTGCTCGCCCGTCAGGTGGGCGTTCCCGCCATCGTGGTGTTCATGAACAAGTGCGACCTGGTCGACGATCCCGAATTGCTCGACCTGGTGGAAATGGAAGTCCGCGAACTTCTGGAAAAATATGAGTTCCCCGGCAGCGACCTGCCCGTGATCCGCGGTTCCGCCCTCAAAGCCCTCAACGGCGATCCCGAAGGCGAAGCCCAGGTCCAGGAACTGATCGACGCAGTCGACACCTATATCCCGGAACCCGACCGCGCGACAGACAAGCCCTTCCTGCTGCCCGTGGAAGATGTGTTCTCCATCCCCGGACGCGGAACCGTGGCCACTGGCCGTGTGGAACGCGGCGTGATCAAGCTTGGCGACAAGGTTGAACGCGTGGGGATCAGGGAAACCGTGGAAACCACCTGCACAGGCGTGGAAATGTTCCGCAAACTACTCGACGAAGCCCAGGCCGGCGACAACATCGGCGTGCTCCTGCGCGGCTTTGCCAAGACGGACGTGGAACGCGGCATGGTTTTGGCCAAACCCAAATCCATCACCCCCCACACCAAGTTTGTTGGCCAGACCTACGTGCTCACAGCCGACGAAGGCGGACGCCAGAAGCCTTTCCGCACTGGCTACCGTCCCCAGTTCTACTTCCGGACCACCGACGTGACCGGGACCCTCACCCTGCCTGAAGGCGTGTTGATGGTCATGCCCGGCGACAACGTCGAGATCAGCGCTGAACTCATCACTCCCATCGCCATGGAACAGGGCCTCCGCTTCGCCATCCGCGAAGGCGGCCACACCATCGGCAGCGGAGTCGTTTCCAAAGTGCTCGAATAG
- the rpmG gene encoding 50S ribosomal protein L33, producing MRDIVILACEDCKNRNYTTTRNKRKHPEKMELKKFCPSCRKHTTHKQR from the coding sequence ATGAGAGATATCGTCATCCTGGCTTGCGAGGATTGCAAGAACCGTAATTATACGACCACCCGCAACAAGCGCAAGCATCCGGAAAAGATGGAGCTGAAGAAATTCTGCCCCAGTTGCCGGAAACACACGACGCACAAACAGCGCTAA
- the secE gene encoding preprotein translocase subunit SecE, giving the protein MKKLIEKISRFFHEVYIEMRSVAWPSKADVKEGTMVVIVISAIVGVFLSLVDYGFGQIVNLVF; this is encoded by the coding sequence ATGAAAAAACTGATCGAAAAGATAAGCCGCTTCTTCCACGAAGTTTACATTGAGATGAGATCTGTGGCCTGGCCCAGCAAGGCAGACGTCAAGGAGGGAACGATGGTAGTGATCGTGATCTCCGCCATCGTGGGCGTCTTTCTGAGCCTGGTCGACTACGGCTTCGGCCAGATCGTCAATCTGGTCTTTTAA
- the nusG gene encoding transcription termination/antitermination protein NusG codes for MKWYVIHTYSSHENKVKTAIEKGLEGTPLSECVGQLLVPVRKSFIIREGKKVERERKLFTSYVIIEADLTPELRTYILNIAGVTKFLGQSKEHKDPIPLDEEEVNRLLGIADRDKEPGKAFSYMPGDMVKVTTGPFSDFEGIVQKVADDGAKLVIDVTVFGRRTPVELNSNQVEIIRK; via the coding sequence ATGAAATGGTATGTGATCCATACCTACTCGTCTCACGAGAACAAGGTTAAGACGGCCATCGAAAAAGGCCTGGAAGGAACTCCGCTGAGCGAATGCGTCGGGCAGCTCCTGGTTCCCGTGCGTAAGTCCTTCATCATCCGCGAAGGGAAAAAGGTCGAGCGCGAGCGCAAGCTCTTCACCAGCTACGTGATCATCGAAGCGGACCTGACCCCTGAACTCCGGACCTACATTCTGAACATCGCCGGAGTCACCAAGTTTTTGGGCCAAAGCAAGGAACACAAGGATCCCATTCCTCTGGACGAAGAGGAAGTGAACAGGCTGCTCGGCATCGCCGACAGAGACAAGGAACCGGGCAAGGCATTTTCCTACATGCCCGGGGATATGGTGAAAGTGACCACGGGTCCATTCTCTGATTTTGAGGGCATCGTGCAAAAGGTCGCGGACGACGGGGCCAAACTGGTGATCGATGTGACTGTTTTCGGCAGGCGCACACCGGTGGAACTGAACTCCAACCAAGTGGAAATCATTAGAAAATAA
- the rplK gene encoding 50S ribosomal protein L11, translating into MAKPKDAVAMLKLQLPAGKATPAPPVGPALGQVGVNIPEFCRQFNEKTADQPGMVFPVVIYVAKNKSFTFEIKTPPASILIKKEAGLAKGSPTPNKAKVGHINQDQLRAIAQLKIQDMNCNTLESAMSMIAGTARSMGVVVDD; encoded by the coding sequence ATGGCAAAACCAAAAGACGCCGTGGCAATGCTCAAACTCCAGCTTCCGGCAGGCAAGGCGACTCCCGCCCCTCCGGTCGGCCCCGCTTTGGGCCAGGTGGGAGTGAATATCCCCGAATTTTGCCGCCAGTTCAACGAAAAAACGGCCGACCAGCCCGGGATGGTCTTTCCCGTGGTGATCTATGTCGCCAAGAATAAATCCTTTACTTTTGAGATAAAGACCCCGCCCGCCTCGATCTTGATCAAGAAAGAAGCTGGGCTGGCCAAAGGCTCGCCCACGCCGAACAAGGCCAAGGTGGGCCATATCAATCAGGATCAGCTGCGCGCCATCGCCCAGCTCAAGATCCAGGACATGAATTGTAATACCCTTGAATCTGCTATGAGTATGATCGCTGGCACTGCAAGGAGCATGGGAGTCGTCGTTGACGACTGA